In Acidobacteriota bacterium, a genomic segment contains:
- a CDS encoding UDP-N-acetylmuramate--L-alanine ligase — MFRRYKRVHFVGIGGIGMSGIAEVLLNLGYYVSGSDLKRSRITERLAKLGAKITYDHKPENIEGADVVVYSSAVSLDNPELMAAKERQIPVIPRAEMLGELMRMKFSVAVAGSHGKTSTTSMIAVVLNEAGLDPTIVIGGRLNIIGSSAKLGRGDLLVAEADESDGSFLKLFPTIAVVTSIDKEHLDYYHDLEDIKRAFVDFVNKVPFYGTGILCLDEVNVQSIIPLIYRRKLTYGMSSQADLMAGDVEIKGFSSQFSVFFRGERLGELKLRVPGYHSVYNALAAVAVGLDLEIPFDTIKRALEVFSGADRRLEKKGEVKGILVLDDYGHHPTEIKVTLRAVKEGWGRRLIVVFQPHRYTRTKFLLDEFGRSFYQADKVIVSEIYPAGEKPIPGITGELIAEKIREFGHKGVIYVPELKDIPKLLLDEVEKGDIVLTLGAGNVYKVGEEFLTLLKGEEDV; from the coding sequence GTGTTTAGGCGGTATAAACGGGTTCACTTCGTAGGTATTGGTGGGATTGGAATGAGTGGTATCGCCGAGGTGCTTCTTAATCTCGGGTATTATGTGAGTGGATCGGATTTAAAGAGGAGCAGGATAACCGAACGGCTCGCCAAACTCGGGGCGAAGATAACCTATGACCATAAACCGGAGAATATCGAGGGAGCGGATGTTGTCGTCTATTCCTCAGCGGTCTCCCTCGATAATCCGGAGTTGATGGCGGCGAAGGAGAGGCAGATACCGGTTATCCCCCGGGCGGAGATGCTTGGTGAGCTTATGCGGATGAAGTTCTCGGTAGCGGTTGCCGGTTCCCACGGGAAGACCTCGACTACCTCGATGATAGCGGTTGTCTTAAACGAGGCGGGGCTCGACCCAACCATTGTAATTGGAGGAAGATTGAACATCATAGGGAGCAGTGCCAAGCTGGGAAGGGGCGATCTCTTGGTCGCTGAGGCAGATGAGAGCGATGGGTCCTTTCTCAAGCTCTTTCCCACCATCGCGGTAGTTACCTCGATAGATAAGGAGCATCTGGACTACTACCACGACCTTGAGGATATCAAGAGGGCGTTCGTTGATTTCGTGAACAAGGTCCCCTTCTACGGCACTGGAATCCTCTGTCTCGATGAGGTAAATGTGCAGAGCATAATACCCCTTATCTACCGGAGGAAGCTCACCTATGGGATGAGCTCTCAAGCCGACTTGATGGCTGGTGATGTCGAGATCAAAGGGTTTTCCTCCCAATTTTCCGTCTTCTTCCGCGGGGAAAGGCTTGGTGAGCTTAAGCTCCGGGTGCCCGGGTATCACAGTGTTTACAACGCCCTGGCTGCGGTGGCGGTGGGGCTCGATCTCGAGATACCGTTTGACACCATCAAGCGGGCGCTCGAGGTGTTCTCCGGTGCTGACAGAAGGCTGGAGAAGAAGGGAGAGGTCAAAGGGATCCTCGTCCTCGATGATTATGGGCATCATCCTACCGAGATAAAGGTCACCCTCCGCGCGGTGAAGGAGGGTTGGGGGCGGAGGCTCATCGTCGTCTTCCAGCCACATCGCTATACCCGGACCAAGTTCCTCCTCGATGAGTTCGGGCGTTCCTTCTATCAGGCGGATAAGGTGATCGTTTCTGAGATCTACCCTGCCGGTGAAAAGCCCATCCCCGGGATCACCGGAGAGCTGATAGCGGAGAAGATAAGGGAGTTTGGCCATAAGGGGGTAATCTATGTCCCCGAGCTAAAGGATATACCAAAGCTACTCCTTGACGAAGTGGAGAAGGGGGATATCGTTCTCACCCTCGGGGCGGGAAATGTCTATAAGGTGGGGGAGGAATTTCTCACCCTCCTTAAGGGAGAGGAGGATGTTTGA